In the Armatimonadota bacterium genome, one interval contains:
- the msrA gene encoding peptide-methionine (S)-S-oxide reductase MsrA — translation MAIATFAAGCFWGVEEAFRTVPGVIRTTVGYTGGHTVNPTYPDVCSGNTGHAEAVRVEYVEAEITYSRLLAIFWQAHDPTQLNRQGPDHGSQYRSAIFVQDAEQRREALTSLEALANSGTLRRPIVTSVEDAGEFYPAEEYHQQYLVKHGRAACHI, via the coding sequence ATGGCCATAGCCACGTTTGCGGCAGGTTGCTTCTGGGGTGTGGAAGAGGCGTTTCGGACCGTGCCTGGAGTTATCCGCACAACCGTCGGTTACACGGGTGGTCACACCGTTAATCCAACATATCCCGACGTCTGTTCGGGCAACACCGGCCATGCGGAAGCGGTACGGGTTGAGTACGTGGAAGCGGAGATAACCTACAGTCGCCTGCTTGCGATATTCTGGCAGGCGCATGACCCCACGCAACTTAATCGGCAGGGACCGGACCACGGGAGTCAATACCGGTCCGCGATCTTCGTTCAGGATGCCGAGCAGAGGCGCGAAGCGCTGACCAGCCTGGAGGCCCTTGCCAACTCCGGTACGCTACGTCGACCGATTGTCACCAGCGTGGAGGATGCGGGCGAATTCTATCCGGCTGAAGAGTATCACCAGCAGTATCTGGTAAAGCATGGCCGCGCTGCGTGCCACATTTAG
- a CDS encoding MscL family protein, with amino-acid sequence MIQEFKAFLTKTNALALAIAFIIGAATGKVVTAIVNDVLMPIVGLILPKGDWQSAQLVLSKAVDATGKTTVNALKYGDLVGALVDFVAVSLIAFLIAKMLIRPAPAGPPTKECGFCKETVPQAATRCKFCTSTLE; translated from the coding sequence ATGATTCAGGAGTTCAAGGCGTTCCTTACGAAAACGAATGCCCTGGCGCTGGCCATCGCGTTCATTATCGGAGCCGCGACCGGAAAGGTAGTTACGGCGATCGTCAACGATGTCCTGATGCCGATTGTTGGTCTTATACTGCCCAAAGGCGACTGGCAGTCTGCTCAGTTAGTCCTCTCCAAGGCGGTGGATGCCACCGGTAAGACGACGGTGAATGCGCTGAAGTACGGCGACCTCGTTGGCGCCCTGGTCGATTTTGTGGCCGTGTCGCTTATCGCGTTCTTGATTGCCAAGATGCTCATCCGACCTGCCCCTGCCGGTCCACCCACGAAGGAGTGCGGATTCTGCAAGGAGACCGTACCTCAGGCCGCAACCCGCTGCAAGTTTTGTACTTCCACACTGGAGTAG
- a CDS encoding DPP IV N-terminal domain-containing protein has translation MKRSSSQSANSAEAARQAWDRYQSLPTRVTGIIAGDAVTARWIGDTGDFWYVRNLGAGRHQFIHVDATGRKQAPAFDHAAVAGLLTRELGRTVEADLLPIEFLHYSDAGELSVQAEGRVFSLKGAAGPLVEEPGELNSLKALDPAHGPTRSGTAGGDTSVTFVNRTDEPCSVWWLDGAGNRRSYGQVEPGRSKTQHTFAGHVWLITSAENVPLAVFRAEPLAAAAVVTGPVRDNPEPRAAAGYASPDGKWRALVKDHNLWLTDAGSGAQSQLSADGSAANAYTEPVVWSPDSRSIALYQTEPEQEHLVSFVQSSPTDQLQPKLHQNQYLKPGDRVAHRHPRLYRLDRKAWLPIEESEFPNPYELGDLHWEPESRFFTFLYNQRGHQALRIIAVDARTGAVRVVVDESSPTFIDYAGKYAAEYLYESGELIWMSERSGWNHLYLYDLHTGRVKNPITQGNWVVRSVTHVDPIARTVDFVSNGNFPGQDPYFLQHWRVKLDGTQLTWLTHGAGTHKVQFSPNRQLFVDTWSRVDSPPVSELRSGVDGTLVMPLDRAVITSRSRTGWQPPEPFVAKGRDGETDIYGVIYRPTSFDARRKYPVLEAIYAGPQDAYVPKAFSPFHQPQQFAELGFIVVQIDGMGTNWRSKAFHNVCWKNLADAGFPDRILWIRAAAAKYRQMDLQRVGIYGGSAGGQNAARALMAHGDFYHVAVADCGCHDNRMDKIWWNELWMGWPVGPQYAASSNVVDAHNLRGRLLLMVGEMDTNVDPASTMQVVNALIRANKPFEMLVVPGSDHGSAETPYGTRVRAAFLARQLLGLEIPAFDQPFTPPAAP, from the coding sequence ATGAAGCGTTCAAGCTCGCAGTCGGCAAACAGTGCGGAGGCCGCGCGTCAGGCATGGGACCGTTATCAGTCCCTACCGACCCGTGTGACCGGTATCATTGCCGGCGACGCAGTAACGGCGCGCTGGATCGGCGACACCGGAGACTTTTGGTATGTGCGCAACCTCGGTGCCGGCCGGCATCAGTTTATTCATGTGGATGCCACAGGACGGAAGCAGGCGCCGGCTTTTGATCACGCAGCCGTTGCCGGGCTGCTCACCAGAGAACTGGGCCGAACGGTGGAGGCCGACCTGCTGCCCATAGAGTTCCTGCACTATTCGGATGCCGGTGAGTTGAGCGTTCAGGCCGAGGGCCGGGTCTTCTCACTAAAAGGCGCCGCCGGGCCACTGGTCGAAGAACCCGGTGAACTCAACTCTCTGAAAGCGCTTGACCCGGCACATGGTCCCACCCGCTCCGGCACGGCCGGCGGCGATACCAGCGTTACGTTCGTCAATCGCACGGATGAGCCGTGCTCCGTCTGGTGGCTGGATGGAGCGGGAAACCGCCGCAGTTACGGCCAGGTTGAGCCCGGTCGATCCAAAACGCAGCACACGTTTGCCGGCCATGTCTGGCTGATAACATCGGCCGAGAATGTGCCGCTGGCTGTATTCCGGGCAGAGCCCCTGGCGGCTGCAGCCGTGGTGACCGGTCCTGTGCGCGATAACCCGGAGCCGCGGGCCGCAGCCGGCTACGCGTCGCCGGATGGTAAGTGGCGCGCACTCGTGAAAGACCACAACCTGTGGCTGACCGACGCGGGTTCCGGCGCGCAGTCGCAGCTATCGGCTGATGGCTCTGCCGCGAACGCCTATACGGAACCGGTCGTATGGTCGCCCGACTCGCGCTCCATTGCCCTCTACCAGACCGAGCCCGAACAGGAGCATCTGGTTTCGTTTGTTCAGTCTTCTCCGACCGACCAGCTTCAGCCGAAGCTGCATCAAAACCAGTACCTAAAGCCCGGCGACCGCGTTGCTCATCGCCACCCCAGGCTGTACCGTCTCGATCGGAAGGCGTGGCTACCGATCGAAGAGAGTGAATTCCCCAACCCGTACGAATTGGGCGACCTGCACTGGGAGCCGGAGAGCCGATTCTTTACATTCCTCTACAACCAGCGCGGTCACCAGGCGCTGCGCATCATTGCAGTAGACGCCCGCACTGGCGCGGTCCGCGTGGTTGTGGACGAATCGAGTCCGACCTTCATCGACTACGCGGGAAAGTACGCGGCGGAGTATCTGTACGAGAGCGGCGAGCTTATCTGGATGAGTGAGCGGAGCGGGTGGAACCATCTCTACCTGTACGATCTTCATACCGGAAGAGTGAAGAATCCAATCACACAGGGCAACTGGGTCGTGCGATCGGTAACGCACGTGGACCCAATCGCACGGACCGTCGATTTCGTCTCAAATGGTAACTTCCCGGGCCAGGATCCCTACTTTCTTCAACACTGGCGCGTAAAGCTGGACGGAACACAGTTGACATGGCTGACGCACGGCGCCGGCACGCACAAGGTGCAGTTTTCGCCCAACCGCCAACTCTTTGTGGATACCTGGTCCCGAGTCGACAGCCCACCGGTGAGCGAATTGCGGAGCGGCGTCGACGGCACGCTGGTGATGCCGCTTGATCGGGCGGTGATCACGTCACGCAGCAGAACCGGTTGGCAGCCACCCGAGCCGTTCGTGGCGAAGGGACGGGACGGAGAAACCGACATTTACGGTGTTATCTACCGTCCGACGAGCTTCGATGCGCGCCGGAAGTATCCGGTTTTGGAGGCAATCTACGCCGGACCGCAGGATGCATACGTTCCCAAAGCTTTCTCGCCATTTCATCAGCCCCAGCAGTTCGCCGAACTGGGGTTTATCGTGGTGCAGATCGACGGCATGGGCACCAACTGGCGGAGCAAGGCGTTTCACAATGTCTGCTGGAAGAACCTGGCCGACGCAGGGTTTCCCGATCGCATTCTCTGGATCCGGGCGGCAGCCGCAAAATACAGGCAGATGGACCTTCAGCGCGTAGGAATATACGGCGGATCGGCCGGTGGCCAGAATGCCGCCCGAGCCCTGATGGCACATGGAGACTTCTACCATGTAGCGGTTGCCGACTGCGGCTGTCACGACAACCGCATGGACAAGATATGGTGGAACGAGCTCTGGATGGGCTGGCCGGTTGGCCCACAATATGCAGCCAGTTCCAATGTTGTGGACGCACACAACCTTCGCGGCAGGCTGCTGCTAATGGTCGGCGAGATGGATACCAATGTCGACCCGGCATCGACAATGCAAGTGGTCAACGCACTCATCCGGGCAAACAAACCATTCGAGATGCTCGTGGTTCCCGGATCGGATCACGGTTCGGCGGAAACGCCTTACGGTACGCGCGTACGCGCGGCGTTCCTTGCACGCCAACTGCTTGGCCTGGAGATTCCAGCGTTCGATCAGCCCTTCACTCCCCCGGCTGCACCCTGA
- a CDS encoding GNAT family N-acetyltransferase, whose product MDVTVERVEFEAVQPMRELYRHEAGCQIIHYSALPRKLADPWQIAVDGRPAGYAGIWNKYDPGRLMEFYLLPHLRAEAAPIFRQLLQTSGATEMEAQTNLPLMLLMFLDCVPAISVENVLFYDALTTSLPSPGGTFRRAATDGEKEHGEWLIEVNGESAAWGGALYHYNEPYGDIFMATAEAHRRRGYGSYLVQEVKRETWQRGKTPSARCNADNLASRRTLQKAGMWPCGRLLTGKVKST is encoded by the coding sequence TTGGACGTCACCGTAGAACGTGTGGAGTTTGAAGCGGTCCAACCTATGCGGGAGCTGTACCGGCACGAGGCTGGATGCCAGATCATCCACTATTCCGCCCTGCCGCGTAAACTGGCGGACCCCTGGCAGATTGCCGTAGATGGCAGGCCAGCCGGTTATGCCGGAATCTGGAACAAGTATGATCCGGGCAGGTTGATGGAGTTCTATCTGCTGCCGCATCTGCGGGCAGAGGCTGCGCCCATATTCCGGCAGCTGCTGCAGACCAGTGGCGCCACCGAGATGGAGGCACAAACGAATCTGCCGCTGATGCTGCTCATGTTTCTGGATTGCGTGCCGGCGATATCGGTTGAGAACGTACTGTTTTACGATGCGCTCACCACCAGCCTGCCGTCGCCGGGCGGCACATTCCGCCGCGCTGCCACGGATGGGGAAAAAGAGCATGGCGAATGGCTGATCGAAGTGAACGGCGAGAGCGCCGCGTGGGGTGGCGCGCTGTACCACTACAACGAGCCTTACGGCGACATCTTTATGGCGACGGCTGAGGCGCACCGCCGCCGCGGTTATGGCTCCTACCTCGTTCAGGAGGTGAAGCGCGAGACGTGGCAGCGCGGCAAAACGCCCTCTGCACGCTGCAACGCCGATAACCTGGCGTCGCGACGAACGCTGCAAAAGGCGGGCATGTGGCCGTGCGGGCGGCTGCTGACCGGCAAGGTCAAGTCCACCTGA
- a CDS encoding amidohydrolase family protein — protein MPTDLQLHIENMRVVDTHEHLHSEQRYLANPPDILQSIFDNYVVHDLVSAGAPRAAVDRLLDKSDTDIAARFEGVAAFWERCRLTGYGEAAASIAWQAYGVRQLTGAALAQAQSRLSTEARPGTRLRVLRDTARLHSVQIDDFCWKCEEDASGPGFFLYDLSWCDLACGQVDVVALEHETGIPVNDLASLEAAAEGLFSRYASAAVAVKTQHAYRRTLLWQPRERAEADAALGRILTGVAVAGDQLVLGDAMLARGAELAAQYKLPLKIHTGYYAGNGPMPMEWIEPQGLWQLVAEHPETDFVLMHTGWPYTEELVALVKHMPNAWADFCWAWSINPYRTRDVARSLLHSVPLNKVLGFGGDAWWPQASAAYARQARRELEGVLSLEQETGFITEKQATTIADRWLFQNAIDLFRLTP, from the coding sequence TTGCCAACCGACCTCCAACTCCATATCGAAAACATGCGCGTCGTCGATACGCACGAGCACCTGCATTCCGAGCAGCGGTATCTGGCAAATCCGCCGGATATTCTGCAGAGCATTTTCGACAACTACGTGGTGCATGACCTGGTGTCGGCAGGCGCGCCCCGCGCGGCCGTGGATCGCCTCCTCGACAAGAGCGACACAGACATTGCGGCGCGGTTCGAAGGCGTGGCTGCGTTCTGGGAACGTTGCAGGTTAACCGGATACGGCGAGGCGGCGGCAAGTATTGCCTGGCAAGCGTATGGCGTTCGGCAGTTAACCGGCGCCGCGTTGGCACAAGCGCAGAGCCGGCTGTCGACCGAAGCGCGGCCTGGAACGCGCTTGCGCGTGCTGCGTGACACGGCGCGACTGCATTCGGTTCAGATCGACGACTTCTGCTGGAAGTGCGAGGAGGATGCTTCAGGGCCCGGCTTCTTTCTGTACGACCTGTCGTGGTGCGACCTCGCCTGCGGGCAAGTCGATGTGGTAGCCCTGGAGCATGAGACCGGCATCCCTGTGAACGATCTGGCGTCGCTGGAAGCGGCCGCGGAGGGCCTCTTTTCGCGTTACGCCTCAGCAGCGGTGGCCGTAAAGACGCAGCATGCCTATCGGCGGACACTGCTTTGGCAGCCTCGCGAACGGGCCGAGGCAGATGCCGCGTTGGGGCGGATCCTGACCGGCGTCGCTGTCGCGGGTGACCAACTGGTTCTCGGCGACGCCATGTTGGCGCGTGGCGCTGAACTGGCGGCACAGTACAAGCTTCCGTTGAAGATTCACACGGGCTACTACGCGGGCAATGGACCGATGCCGATGGAGTGGATCGAACCGCAGGGCCTGTGGCAGTTGGTGGCCGAGCACCCGGAGACGGACTTCGTATTGATGCACACCGGCTGGCCCTATACGGAGGAATTGGTCGCATTGGTGAAGCACATGCCGAATGCCTGGGCAGATTTCTGCTGGGCCTGGAGTATCAATCCCTACCGAACCAGGGATGTAGCGCGCAGCCTGCTGCACTCTGTGCCGCTCAACAAGGTGCTGGGGTTTGGCGGTGACGCGTGGTGGCCGCAAGCCTCGGCAGCCTACGCAAGGCAGGCGAGAAGGGAACTCGAAGGGGTGCTCAGCCTGGAGCAGGAGACCGGTTTCATCACCGAAAAGCAGGCAACAACCATCGCCGACCGGTGGCTATTCCAGAATGCAATCGACTTGTTCCGGCTCACGCCGTAG
- a CDS encoding amidohydrolase family protein — protein sequence MRRPCISLPVLLTLLFPALAHAQLPGLPKVFAIVGARVVVGNGQVLPGATVVIRDGVITAVGANVQPPADARITQGAGLVVYPGFIDALDNPTLDLPAVAADQGVPVDTSDTPPVMMREADRKGVRADVLATRFLTYTSQELAALHKDGFCTALVMPTGGMINGIGGVVTLSGAPTRDIVVNGAAAMGFGFATGGGPRFGGGGPGPAAGAPAVPPYPGTLLGIFATIRQTLLDSQWLNKWDAVYRKYGGQRPPDDPVLGFLHLVFNGMPVVFEANTRNEIYRAIHLDDEFKLNTVIGGGLYAYRWAAMLASRKIPVVVALNFGAEPYAPPIARTAGLPRFGGRRFGGPPGTSRRPDGVGGPGMTAATDANQDVPLAAQRDAQRQWRARRDNAAALARAGATFAFTARGLPPQTDFLTQLRSAVQNGLPADAALRALTIDAARILHIQKQFGTVEVGKQASLTVMTGDFTKSDSTVKYLFIDNKRIEPAKETAGSGAPAGIGGRVRRPTSEDGDQR from the coding sequence ATGCGCCGACCCTGCATCTCTCTTCCGGTGTTGTTGACGCTGCTCTTCCCCGCCCTGGCGCACGCGCAGCTACCCGGCTTACCCAAGGTGTTTGCGATCGTTGGCGCACGGGTTGTGGTAGGTAACGGCCAGGTCTTGCCAGGCGCCACCGTGGTGATCCGCGATGGCGTTATAACCGCCGTCGGCGCCAACGTCCAGCCGCCGGCAGACGCGCGCATTACGCAAGGCGCGGGGCTGGTGGTCTATCCCGGATTCATCGACGCGCTCGACAACCCCACTCTGGACCTGCCCGCTGTAGCGGCTGATCAGGGCGTGCCGGTGGATACCAGCGACACGCCGCCGGTTATGATGCGCGAGGCCGACCGTAAAGGCGTCCGAGCGGATGTACTGGCTACCCGGTTTCTAACGTACACTTCGCAGGAGCTGGCGGCGCTTCACAAGGATGGCTTTTGTACGGCGCTGGTAATGCCAACCGGCGGCATGATAAACGGCATCGGCGGCGTTGTAACGTTGAGCGGCGCCCCAACGCGTGATATTGTGGTGAATGGCGCGGCCGCGATGGGTTTTGGATTCGCCACAGGCGGCGGTCCGCGGTTTGGCGGGGGCGGCCCAGGACCGGCGGCTGGCGCACCGGCCGTACCGCCCTACCCCGGGACGCTGCTTGGCATATTTGCAACCATCCGCCAGACGCTGCTGGACAGCCAGTGGCTCAACAAGTGGGATGCCGTCTACCGGAAGTATGGCGGCCAGCGCCCACCGGATGATCCTGTGCTCGGGTTTCTTCACCTTGTGTTCAATGGCATGCCCGTAGTCTTCGAAGCGAATACTCGCAATGAGATCTACCGTGCCATCCACCTGGATGACGAGTTTAAGCTCAACACCGTTATCGGCGGGGGGCTGTACGCGTACCGATGGGCTGCAATGCTGGCTTCGAGGAAAATCCCCGTTGTGGTAGCGCTCAATTTCGGCGCCGAGCCTTATGCTCCGCCTATAGCGCGTACCGCTGGTCTGCCCCGCTTTGGCGGCCGCCGTTTTGGCGGGCCGCCAGGCACAAGCCGCCGGCCGGATGGCGTCGGCGGTCCCGGCATGACAGCAGCCACGGATGCCAATCAGGATGTGCCGCTTGCAGCGCAGCGCGATGCCCAACGTCAGTGGCGTGCCCGGCGCGACAATGCGGCCGCGCTCGCCCGCGCCGGCGCCACATTCGCCTTTACTGCGCGCGGCTTGCCGCCACAGACCGATTTCCTCACCCAACTGCGCAGTGCGGTTCAGAATGGGCTGCCGGCCGATGCAGCGCTTCGGGCGCTGACCATCGACGCGGCGCGCATTCTGCACATCCAGAAGCAGTTTGGTACCGTGGAGGTTGGCAAGCAGGCCTCGCTGACGGTGATGACAGGCGACTTTACAAAGAGCGACTCCACGGTCAAGTACCTGTTCATCGATAACAAGCGGATCGAACCGGCGAAAGAGACCGCCGGTTCCGGCGCCCCTGCGGGGATAGGCGGCCGGGTTCGCCGTCCCACAAGTGAAGACGGTGACCAACGATGA